Proteins encoded together in one Marispirochaeta sp. window:
- a CDS encoding lactate racemase domain-containing protein, with translation MDFMGSNPPTKTALNNKSVARIISKQKIPRFYRIQQNFDDYCMQDIPKAVVSALERPDTFDCIKPGQRIALTAGSRGVCNIVEILKTVADQIKKKSAQPFIIPAMGSHGGATAEGQTAVLESYGISEESTGCPVLSSMETVQIGIAGNGKPVRIDKIASEADGIILVGRVKAHTAFSGNIESGLLKMAVIGLGKQFGAEICHADGFGEMEDNICSIAKVIFDSGKISFGIALIENAYDKTRRISAIPTNRIFAEEPEMLLEAKKHMPSILLNPVDVLVVDAIGKNISGSGMDPNISGTFSTPYISGGLEKQRVVVLDITKESHGNGLGMGAADFSVQRAYDKFDFEMTYPNALTSTVIRPVKIPMILANDRLAIAAAIKTCNMINFDNPRVVRIKNTLEIREIMISEALYAEAEVHPQIKIIGGPEKLKFDVWGNLF, from the coding sequence ATGGATTTTATGGGTAGTAATCCTCCAACAAAGACAGCACTGAATAATAAATCGGTTGCCCGGATCATATCGAAGCAGAAGATACCAAGATTCTATCGAATACAGCAGAACTTTGATGACTATTGTATGCAGGACATCCCGAAAGCAGTAGTATCAGCGTTGGAACGGCCAGATACATTTGATTGTATTAAACCAGGACAACGCATTGCCTTGACTGCCGGAAGTCGCGGTGTATGCAATATAGTAGAAATCCTGAAGACTGTAGCTGATCAGATAAAAAAGAAAAGTGCACAACCTTTTATTATTCCTGCGATGGGGAGCCATGGGGGGGCCACAGCCGAAGGACAGACGGCGGTTCTTGAGAGTTATGGAATAAGCGAGGAGTCTACCGGCTGCCCAGTGCTTTCGAGCATGGAGACCGTGCAGATAGGCATCGCCGGGAATGGCAAGCCTGTCAGAATAGACAAGATTGCATCCGAAGCGGACGGCATTATCCTTGTCGGGCGAGTCAAGGCGCATACTGCTTTCTCAGGGAACATAGAAAGCGGTTTGCTAAAAATGGCGGTTATCGGTCTCGGCAAGCAGTTCGGGGCTGAAATATGCCATGCTGATGGCTTCGGGGAGATGGAAGACAACATCTGCAGTATAGCAAAGGTGATTTTTGATTCGGGAAAAATCTCTTTCGGCATAGCACTGATTGAAAACGCTTACGACAAGACCAGGCGCATCAGCGCCATCCCGACGAACAGAATCTTCGCCGAGGAGCCGGAAATGCTGCTTGAGGCCAAAAAACATATGCCATCGATTCTGCTTAACCCTGTTGATGTGTTGGTGGTAGACGCGATAGGGAAAAATATAAGCGGAAGCGGTATGGATCCTAATATCTCGGGCACTTTTTCAACTCCCTATATATCGGGAGGTCTGGAAAAACAGCGGGTTGTAGTACTGGACATTACAAAAGAATCCCATGGTAATGGACTGGGAATGGGCGCAGCAGATTTCTCGGTTCAACGGGCATACGATAAGTTTGATTTTGAAATGACTTATCCCAACGCGCTTACTTCAACGGTTATTCGTCCAGTTAAAATTCCGATGATTTTAGCGAATGACAGATTGGCAATAGCAGCAGCTATTAAGACCTGCAATATGATTAATTTCGATAATCCCCGGGTGGTACGGATAAAGAACACCCTTGAAATAAGAGAGATTATGATTTCCGAAGCCCTATACGCCGAGGCGGAAGTGCATCCGCAAATCAAGATTATTGGTGGACCCGAAAAGCTAAAGTTTGATGTTTGGGGTAATCTCTTTTAG
- a CDS encoding tripartite tricarboxylate transporter permease, translating to MFDMFIVGFATIMSVKTIFLIALGVVVGIIFGAIPGLTATMAVALVLPITYGLGPVQGMAVLIGLYIGGISGGLIAAVLIKIPGTPSSIATTFDGSPMAERGEAGRALGIGVFFSFLGGMIGFCALFFIAPPLAKIALKFSPMEYFAIALFSLTMIASLSGKSLSKGLVAGLIGVLLACVGNAPIDAFPRFTYGIYSLEAGFNLLPALIGLFAVSEIMKTAEADISMKDVKVADFSIRGFGVTLKEFKQQFANMVRSSVIGTGIGILPGVGSGISNIIAYLAARNSSKHPEKFGTGCIDGLVASESSNNATIGGALVPLLTLGIPGDTVTAMLLGGLMIHGIAPGPLLFQTNGDIVYAIFAVLIIGNIFMLIAEYFGMRMFVRLLRIPKHYLLPVIIALCVVGSYGVNNRMFDVVTILIFGSLGYVMSKFDFPLPPIILGFILGPIAETNLRRGLMYTEGSFLPFITRPIAAAFLIVGIYSAVSTVIKNKRREKLEREAHMKEQ from the coding sequence ATGTTTGACATGTTTATAGTTGGTTTTGCCACTATTATGTCGGTTAAGACCATATTCCTTATTGCACTTGGTGTGGTTGTTGGAATTATTTTTGGCGCTATTCCGGGGCTTACTGCAACAATGGCAGTAGCATTGGTGCTGCCCATAACATATGGGCTTGGACCAGTGCAGGGAATGGCTGTGTTGATTGGACTCTATATTGGGGGCATTTCAGGCGGTCTTATTGCTGCAGTCCTGATTAAGATACCCGGTACACCTTCTTCTATTGCGACTACTTTTGATGGTAGCCCTATGGCAGAACGGGGTGAAGCAGGTAGGGCTCTTGGTATCGGAGTTTTCTTTTCATTTTTGGGTGGGATGATTGGATTCTGTGCATTGTTTTTTATAGCCCCACCTCTAGCAAAGATTGCCTTGAAATTCAGCCCAATGGAATATTTCGCCATCGCATTGTTTTCTCTAACCATGATTGCCAGCCTTTCTGGTAAATCTTTGAGCAAAGGTTTAGTCGCAGGCCTTATTGGTGTTCTATTGGCGTGTGTTGGAAATGCACCTATAGATGCTTTTCCACGTTTTACATATGGCATCTACTCCCTTGAGGCTGGGTTTAATCTTCTTCCCGCACTTATTGGTCTTTTTGCTGTATCGGAGATTATGAAAACAGCTGAGGCTGACATCAGCATGAAAGACGTTAAGGTAGCTGATTTCTCTATAAGGGGATTCGGCGTCACGTTAAAAGAATTTAAACAACAGTTTGCCAATATGGTTCGTTCCAGTGTCATTGGGACAGGTATTGGAATACTGCCTGGTGTAGGGAGCGGAATTTCCAATATCATTGCTTATCTCGCCGCTCGGAATAGCTCAAAGCATCCAGAGAAATTTGGAACCGGGTGCATTGATGGACTTGTTGCTTCCGAGTCTTCGAATAACGCAACTATTGGTGGAGCGTTGGTACCTCTGTTAACCCTTGGAATCCCTGGTGATACGGTGACTGCTATGCTGCTTGGAGGATTAATGATTCACGGTATTGCTCCAGGTCCTCTGTTGTTTCAGACTAATGGAGATATTGTCTATGCTATTTTTGCCGTACTTATCATTGGTAATATTTTCATGCTTATAGCTGAGTATTTTGGCATGCGAATGTTTGTTCGGCTTCTGAGGATACCAAAACATTATCTTCTTCCGGTTATTATTGCACTTTGTGTAGTCGGTTCATATGGTGTTAACAACCGGATGTTTGATGTTGTAACTATTTTGATTTTTGGTAGCCTTGGGTATGTTATGAGTAAATTCGATTTTCCTTTACCGCCGATTATCCTCGGATTTATTCTTGGACCAATTGCAGAAACTAACCTGCGCCGAGGACTTATGTATACTGAAGGTAGTTTCCTTCCCTTTATAACAAGACCGATTGCTGCCGCTTTCCTGATAGTTGGCATTTATTCTGCTGTCTCTACGGTAATAAAGAATAAACGACGGGAGAAACTTGAAAGAGAAGCTCACATGAAAGAACAGTAA
- a CDS encoding tripartite tricarboxylate transporter TctB family protein, translating into MIKKYGDIISGSIIIIVSLIIMLTSFTFKRLTVSKIGPSFVPQVIAVFLGILGIVILINGIRTVKLLQEIKQEEKQQEAENIRVRAVIGTFVAMFIYVLLLEKVGFMIMTAIYLFAQFIVLMHKDERNFPVMIITAVVISISVYHIFVYAFQLRLPPGILG; encoded by the coding sequence ATGATAAAGAAATATGGAGATATTATTTCCGGAAGCATAATAATTATCGTTTCGTTAATTATTATGCTTACGAGCTTCACTTTTAAAAGGCTTACTGTATCAAAAATTGGTCCATCTTTTGTTCCGCAGGTTATAGCAGTATTTTTAGGAATTCTTGGCATCGTTATCCTAATTAATGGGATTCGGACCGTTAAGCTGCTTCAGGAAATTAAGCAGGAAGAAAAGCAACAGGAAGCTGAAAATATTCGCGTCAGAGCAGTAATAGGAACGTTTGTTGCTATGTTCATCTATGTCTTGCTTCTTGAAAAAGTGGGTTTCATGATTATGACCGCGATTTATCTCTTCGCCCAGTTCATTGTTTTGATGCATAAAGATGAACGTAATTTTCCAGTGATGATTATAACGGCAGTTGTTATATCGATCTCGGTATATCATATTTTTGTTTATGCCTTTCAACTTCGGTTACCACCCGGAATTCTTGGATAG
- a CDS encoding tripartite tricarboxylate transporter substrate binding protein: MRRSKSFLSVLIVLLLVFGVVMTVWSEGAQEGDSEKAWPTRAVTMVVPYGAGGDTDFNTRTFAKYLEKELGVPFAVTNIAGSGGTIASRKVKDSDPDGYTILINHTNMVMTEVSGVVDFGFEDFEMACVGAVNADVLTVAADAPYDTLDELAEYSKDHKLKAAGTVGSLTQMETTLLANAGANLNIIDVGGGANRRAALAGGQIDLIPNAYGSILPFIESGDMKPLALLLNERNPLIPDLPTAKEQGYDIVVPMMYTFFLPKGTPQEVLDTISDAVKKIVTTNPAYAEEIKKAYLQAPFFMNADEGKEEFRKIKDLFTKTFEGMQK, encoded by the coding sequence ATGAGAAGATCCAAGAGTTTTCTGTCTGTACTAATCGTGTTGTTGTTGGTATTCGGTGTCGTCATGACTGTATGGAGTGAAGGCGCTCAGGAAGGTGATAGCGAAAAAGCCTGGCCCACGAGAGCTGTAACAATGGTCGTTCCCTATGGCGCTGGTGGAGACACAGATTTCAACACCCGGACTTTTGCAAAATATCTGGAGAAAGAATTGGGAGTCCCTTTTGCTGTAACAAATATCGCCGGTAGCGGCGGTACTATTGCATCAAGGAAGGTTAAGGACTCTGACCCTGATGGGTATACTATATTAATTAATCATACCAATATGGTCATGACTGAGGTTTCGGGTGTTGTTGATTTTGGCTTTGAGGATTTTGAAATGGCTTGTGTTGGTGCGGTTAATGCTGATGTATTAACTGTTGCAGCAGATGCACCCTACGATACTCTAGATGAATTGGCTGAGTACAGTAAAGACCATAAACTTAAAGCTGCAGGGACTGTCGGTTCTCTTACACAGATGGAGACTACTTTGCTTGCTAATGCAGGGGCGAATCTAAATATTATAGATGTTGGTGGTGGAGCAAACAGGCGTGCAGCTCTTGCAGGCGGACAGATTGATTTGATCCCTAATGCATATGGAAGTATTCTGCCCTTTATTGAATCTGGTGATATGAAACCTCTGGCGTTGCTTCTGAATGAACGAAACCCGCTTATTCCTGATCTTCCTACTGCTAAAGAGCAGGGGTATGATATTGTTGTTCCAATGATGTACACCTTTTTCCTGCCGAAAGGAACACCTCAGGAAGTACTTGATACCATTTCTGACGCTGTGAAGAAAATTGTTACCACTAATCCTGCATATGCAGAAGAAATTAAGAAAGCGTATCTGCAGGCTCCTTTCTTCATGAACGCAGACGAGGGTAAAGAAGAATTCCGAAAGATAAAAGATCTTTTTACAAAGACATTTGAAGGAATGCAGAAGTAA
- the dapA gene encoding 4-hydroxy-tetrahydrodipicolinate synthase — MLVPEGIISPIITPMHDDELINEKELRIQVNRMIDSGIAGLFPLGTNGEFYALTTDEKLEVIRIVVDETKGRVPVYAGTGCISTRETIWLSAKAKELGVDALSIVSPYYVAVTQDDIYSHFTAIAKSIELPIIIYNIPARTGNNIDYTTVKRLAEFTNIVGVKDSSGNFDNTLRYVEDTDRRLAVLAGNDSLILWTLLAGGKGAIAGTANVYPELSVGIYKLWKEGRIKEAMELQIKLRPFRDVMRMGNPNSVVKRAMNLLGYPVGPARGPVAGVNEKIDSALKAAFKLYK; from the coding sequence ATGCTTGTACCGGAAGGAATAATTTCACCAATCATCACTCCCATGCATGACGATGAGTTGATTAACGAAAAGGAGCTCAGGATTCAGGTAAACCGCATGATCGACAGCGGCATAGCAGGACTTTTTCCGCTGGGAACAAACGGCGAGTTCTACGCGCTTACAACTGACGAGAAGCTAGAAGTAATCCGTATCGTTGTTGATGAAACCAAAGGGCGTGTCCCCGTCTATGCCGGGACTGGTTGCATAAGTACACGGGAGACAATCTGGCTTTCCGCCAAAGCTAAAGAGCTGGGTGTGGACGCTCTGTCGATCGTCTCCCCTTATTATGTGGCTGTAACCCAGGATGATATCTACTCCCATTTTACTGCAATCGCCAAGTCTATCGAATTACCGATCATCATCTACAACATTCCAGCCCGGACAGGCAACAATATCGATTACACCACAGTCAAGCGGTTGGCAGAATTTACAAACATCGTAGGAGTGAAGGACTCAAGCGGAAATTTCGACAATACCCTCCGCTATGTTGAGGATACTGACCGTAGACTCGCTGTTCTGGCCGGTAACGATTCGCTGATTCTCTGGACCCTGTTAGCGGGCGGCAAGGGCGCTATCGCGGGAACTGCGAATGTTTACCCCGAGCTTTCGGTCGGTATCTACAAATTGTGGAAAGAGGGAAGAATCAAGGAGGCTATGGAGCTGCAGATCAAACTGCGTCCCTTCCGTGATGTAATGAGAATGGGTAATCCAAACTCGGTGGTCAAACGGGCCATGAATCTGCTGGGCTATCCTGTTGGGCCGGCCAGAGGCCCAGTGGCTGGAGTGAATGAGAAAATAGATTCAGCCTTGAAAGCTGCTTTCAAGCTGTACAAATAG
- a CDS encoding hydroxyacid dehydrogenase yields the protein MYKVAVTQKLHDDGLAVLQKESTVLNLDKKTPLITAKEIAGQDGLIIRIATIDQTAIEASPQLKVIGRPGVGYDSIDMAAATESGILVVVTPGANTLSVAEHAVAMMMMFAKDMLFCDRELRKGNFQARNRYKAFELDKKVLGLIGLGNIGKETARLAKGLGMSVAVYDPIVSQKVIEALGYTYVATLDDLLKASDIISIHVPLLDSTKNLISGRELEIMKREALLVNCSRGGIVDEDALYDALVDEKIAGAALDVFSTEPPPADDRLFTLDNVIVTPHMAAQTKEAVSRMATRCAQGVLAVIRGEHWPHVVNPEAYDHPRWKK from the coding sequence ATGTACAAGGTAGCAGTAACACAAAAATTACATGATGATGGTCTGGCGGTGCTTCAGAAAGAGTCCACAGTTCTTAATTTGGATAAAAAGACTCCTTTGATAACAGCGAAGGAAATCGCTGGCCAGGATGGATTGATCATCCGTATTGCGACTATTGACCAGACTGCCATCGAAGCTTCTCCGCAGCTGAAGGTAATCGGCCGGCCGGGAGTCGGATACGACAGTATAGACATGGCCGCCGCCACGGAATCTGGAATTCTGGTGGTGGTTACCCCTGGGGCGAATACCCTCTCTGTAGCCGAACATGCGGTAGCGATGATGATGATGTTTGCTAAGGACATGCTCTTCTGTGACCGGGAGCTGCGAAAAGGAAACTTTCAGGCCCGTAACCGCTACAAGGCCTTTGAACTGGATAAAAAGGTACTGGGACTGATCGGCCTGGGCAATATAGGTAAGGAGACTGCCCGGTTGGCGAAGGGACTTGGCATGTCTGTCGCCGTCTATGATCCCATTGTGTCGCAGAAGGTTATCGAGGCCCTGGGGTATACCTATGTGGCTACCCTGGATGATTTGCTCAAGGCATCGGACATCATTTCAATCCATGTTCCCCTGCTGGATTCGACTAAAAACCTGATCAGCGGGCGTGAACTTGAAATAATGAAGCGCGAGGCGCTTCTGGTCAACTGTTCCCGCGGCGGCATCGTCGACGAAGATGCTCTCTACGATGCCTTGGTCGATGAGAAGATTGCCGGTGCGGCGCTGGACGTGTTCAGCACCGAGCCGCCGCCTGCGGACGATAGACTATTCACTCTAGATAATGTCATTGTGACGCCCCATATGGCAGCCCAGACCAAAGAGGCGGTATCCCGCATGGCAACCCGTTGCGCCCAAGGCGTCCTGGCGGTCATTCGGGGTGAGCACTGGCCCCATGTAGTAAATCCCGAGGCATACGATCATCCTCGCTGGAAAAAATAA
- a CDS encoding iron-containing alcohol dehydrogenase: MSLIKSFSFLSPKNVYFGEGELGRIPEILTSIMDPQKGGTVLIITDIGFSSTGIPALIVKRVEDAGYTTELLDSVPQEPYSEDVESLAASLGSRNIRCIIGVGGGSVLDTAKFLSIMLKWGGTVATLMESGAPGAGLPCIMVPTTAGTGSESTPNAIVALKEKQLKVGVVSPFFMPDYVVLDPVMTKTLPPALTASTGVDAYCHVLECYTSKKANIFSDMVALEGIRLIDGAIREACKNGDNMQARADMLLGSFYGGMAIASSGTTAVHALSYPLGGRYRIPHGVSNAILLVPVIDFNKTAVQEKLLKVAGTVGIEPGADPSSTVDRYIEHLRQMMREIKIPSSMTEFGIKPDKIPELSEAAFQVKRLLNNNPREMSHDEIQALYESIL, translated from the coding sequence ATGAGTTTGATCAAAAGCTTTTCCTTTCTTTCGCCCAAGAACGTATATTTTGGTGAAGGTGAGCTTGGGCGCATTCCGGAAATTCTTACTTCTATAATGGATCCACAAAAAGGTGGGACTGTTCTCATAATTACCGATATCGGCTTTAGTTCAACTGGAATACCCGCTTTAATCGTTAAAAGGGTAGAGGACGCCGGCTATACAACTGAGCTTCTGGATTCAGTACCCCAGGAGCCCTATTCTGAAGATGTTGAATCGTTAGCAGCTTCCCTCGGAAGTAGAAATATCCGCTGTATCATCGGTGTCGGCGGAGGCAGTGTGCTCGATACCGCCAAGTTTCTTTCCATCATGCTCAAATGGGGCGGTACTGTCGCTACCTTAATGGAATCAGGAGCTCCAGGGGCAGGTCTGCCCTGTATTATGGTTCCAACTACAGCTGGAACTGGATCGGAATCTACTCCCAATGCAATTGTGGCTTTAAAAGAAAAACAGCTGAAGGTAGGTGTGGTCAGCCCCTTCTTTATGCCGGATTATGTGGTGCTTGATCCTGTTATGACCAAAACTCTTCCTCCGGCACTGACTGCCTCCACCGGAGTTGATGCCTACTGTCATGTTCTTGAGTGCTATACCTCAAAGAAAGCAAATATTTTCAGTGATATGGTCGCGCTGGAAGGAATCCGTCTGATCGACGGCGCAATCCGGGAAGCCTGTAAAAACGGCGATAATATGCAGGCCAGGGCAGATATGCTGCTGGGATCCTTCTACGGAGGCATGGCCATTGCGTCTTCCGGAACTACCGCGGTCCACGCCCTTTCGTATCCTCTGGGCGGGCGCTACCGGATTCCCCACGGTGTTTCCAACGCCATTCTTCTTGTACCGGTTATCGATTTCAATAAAACCGCAGTCCAGGAAAAACTGCTTAAGGTTGCCGGGACTGTCGGCATTGAACCAGGTGCTGATCCTTCTTCTACGGTAGACAGATACATCGAGCATCTGCGTCAAATGATGCGGGAGATTAAAATCCCATCCAGTATGACTGAGTTTGGCATCAAGCCGGATAAAATACCCGAACTCTCCGAAGCAGCTTTTCAGGTCAAACGTCTATTGAACAACAACCCGCGCGAGATGAGTCATGATGAAATCCAAGCCCTCTACGAGAGTATCCTGTAG
- the pdxA gene encoding 4-hydroxythreonine-4-phosphate dehydrogenase PdxA has protein sequence MKTEKRPILGISVGDPAGIGPEITAKALNEKHVYNICKPLAVCDLKVMEAAIEFSGLSLQTRAVSSPAEGKYEYGTIDVLDMRNIDMSKLKYKTVSAMTGKASYEYIEKVIKLAMAKEIDATITGPINKEAINAAGIKEAGHTEIYARLTGTKDYAMMLAEGDFRVVHVSTHVSLQEAINRCKKERNYRVIKLAYDALKRLDIEEPRIAVAGLNPHAGENGMFGREEIDEITPAIEQARAEGINVEGPIPPDTVFSKMKGGQYDIVVVQYHDQGHIPTKLAGFNYDRKTNTWLSMSGVNITLGLPIIRSSVDHGTAFGKAGEGRANPESMLQAIEMGVRMV, from the coding sequence ATGAAAACTGAGAAACGGCCGATTTTAGGAATCAGTGTTGGTGATCCCGCAGGTATAGGACCAGAGATAACCGCCAAGGCACTTAATGAAAAACATGTATACAACATTTGCAAACCTTTGGCGGTATGCGACTTGAAGGTTATGGAAGCTGCTATTGAATTCTCAGGTCTCTCCCTCCAAACCCGGGCGGTGTCGTCTCCCGCTGAAGGAAAGTATGAGTACGGTACCATCGATGTGCTCGATATGCGGAACATCGATATGAGTAAGCTGAAATATAAAACTGTATCCGCCATGACTGGAAAGGCCAGCTATGAATATATCGAGAAGGTGATAAAGCTTGCCATGGCCAAAGAGATCGATGCCACCATTACCGGTCCGATCAACAAGGAAGCTATTAACGCTGCCGGTATAAAAGAAGCAGGACACACGGAAATCTATGCCCGGCTGACCGGAACAAAAGATTACGCGATGATGCTTGCAGAGGGGGATTTCCGGGTTGTTCACGTGTCGACTCATGTTTCGCTGCAGGAGGCAATAAACCGCTGTAAAAAGGAGCGTAATTACCGGGTCATTAAACTGGCGTACGACGCGCTGAAACGGCTGGATATTGAAGAGCCCCGTATAGCCGTTGCCGGATTGAATCCCCACGCCGGCGAGAACGGTATGTTCGGTCGCGAAGAGATCGACGAGATTACCCCGGCTATCGAGCAGGCACGGGCTGAAGGCATCAACGTGGAAGGTCCTATTCCTCCGGATACTGTTTTCTCCAAGATGAAAGGCGGGCAGTACGACATAGTTGTTGTGCAGTACCACGACCAGGGTCATATTCCTACCAAGCTGGCAGGATTCAATTACGACCGTAAAACGAATACCTGGCTCTCCATGTCCGGGGTCAATATTACTCTCGGGCTGCCGATTATCCGTTCCTCCGTCGATCACGGAACTGCCTTCGGAAAAGCCGGTGAGGGCAGGGCGAATCCGGAGAGCATGCTTCAGGCCATCGAAATGGGTGTGAGGATGGTGTAG
- a CDS encoding four-carbon acid sugar kinase family protein, with protein MDLKLCIIADDFTGAGDSAVQFRKNGYTPFLALQDWDSGVDLGLYNVLVVSTESRFMPPEESYSKVRSVVETCKMLGVQRYFKKIDSTIRGNIPEEIAAVMDAGGYECAIVSPAAPRNGRTVVGGNCLVHGVPVGKDKANSDPFTPVLSASVLELLKRTFHESVGYIDLTTVRSGDKAFLKRLQRLRQAGMKVIVADAETIEDLRIVASVKEDQSVLFVGASGLAEALTDSGEESTLELPRIESGKLLFVVGSVTETTRTQVAELQKSVELVSLCVSVQNMLDDEKQELSRLLLEYARSRQNIAVLITTFDGDGEYRKDIDYAAGLGIDEKKLGERVSKFLGKLVAEIFSQRHIEAVFTTGGDTAGGVSKSLEVKGVELLDELLPGIPIGKFDTPYAEQPVYLISKAGGFGKNNAMIQVCNIVTGVQ; from the coding sequence ATGGATTTAAAGCTTTGCATCATAGCCGATGATTTCACCGGAGCCGGGGATTCCGCGGTTCAGTTCAGGAAGAACGGATATACTCCTTTCCTTGCACTGCAGGATTGGGATTCCGGTGTTGATCTGGGATTGTATAATGTACTTGTCGTCAGCACCGAATCCAGATTTATGCCTCCCGAAGAATCCTACAGCAAGGTACGAAGCGTTGTTGAAACCTGCAAAATGCTTGGAGTTCAGCGGTACTTCAAGAAAATCGATTCGACCATCCGCGGTAATATCCCCGAAGAAATCGCTGCAGTAATGGACGCCGGAGGGTATGAATGCGCCATCGTATCGCCTGCCGCGCCCAGGAACGGACGAACCGTTGTGGGGGGGAACTGCCTGGTACACGGAGTTCCCGTTGGAAAAGATAAAGCAAACTCCGATCCCTTTACCCCGGTGTTATCTGCCTCCGTACTCGAATTGCTTAAGCGCACCTTTCATGAGAGTGTTGGATATATCGATCTGACAACTGTGCGTTCGGGAGATAAAGCATTCCTTAAACGCTTACAGAGGCTTCGGCAGGCGGGGATGAAGGTTATTGTTGCTGATGCGGAAACGATCGAGGACCTGAGGATCGTTGCTTCGGTAAAAGAGGACCAGTCGGTCCTCTTTGTCGGAGCCTCCGGCCTGGCGGAAGCGCTTACCGATTCCGGTGAAGAATCCACACTGGAATTGCCTCGAATTGAATCAGGAAAGCTCCTGTTTGTTGTCGGAAGTGTAACGGAAACAACCAGGACTCAGGTGGCGGAACTCCAGAAAAGTGTAGAGCTTGTTTCTCTTTGCGTATCGGTTCAGAACATGCTCGACGATGAAAAACAGGAACTGTCCCGGCTTTTACTGGAATATGCCCGGTCTCGTCAGAATATTGCGGTTTTAATTACAACCTTCGACGGGGATGGGGAATATAGAAAGGACATAGATTATGCCGCAGGCCTGGGTATAGACGAAAAGAAACTTGGGGAACGGGTTTCGAAGTTTCTGGGCAAGCTGGTTGCCGAGATATTTTCCCAGCGGCATATAGAAGCAGTATTCACTACTGGTGGAGATACTGCTGGTGGAGTCAGTAAATCCCTGGAGGTGAAAGGAGTGGAACTTCTTGATGAACTTTTACCCGGAATCCCTATTGGGAAATTTGATACGCCCTATGCTGAACAGCCGGTCTATCTGATATCGAAAGCGGGCGGCTTCGGTAAAAATAATGCAATGATACAGGTGTGTAACATCGTTACCGGTGTTCAGTAA